TGTGCGCGGGCAGTGCTCGAATCGGGGGTGGACGTGGCGCTTTCGGCCAGCATGGACGTCGACCACGGGACGGTGCAGCCGCTGCAGAACCTGTTCGGCGAGGCGACGTCGAAGCCGATCATCCCGATCTTCATCAACTCGGTCGCCACCCCGCTCGGACCGCTGCGGCGCGTCCGGGCACTCGGCGCCGCTGTGGGCACGTACCTGGCGACACTGGGCAAGCGGGTGCTCGTCGTGGGATCCGGTGGCCTGTCGCACGATCCGCCGGTGCCGACGCTGGCCACCGCTCCGCCTGCGGCGCTGGGGCGCATCGTCCACGGCGAACCGATGACACCGGAGCAGCGGCAGGCGAGGCAGGTGGCGGTGATGGATGCGGCGCAGGCCTTTGCGCACGGCGACAGCCCACTGCAACCGCTGAACCCCGACTGGGACCGGGCGTTCCTGGAGTTGGTCGATTCGAATCGCCTGAGCGACGTGGATGGTTGGTCCAACAGCTGGATCGAGCAGCAGGCCGGCCACTCTGCACACGAGATCCGCACGTGGGTAGCGGCATTCGGGGCGCTGGCCGCCCACGGTCGCTATGAGACGGGAAACCGGTTCTACCGCGCGGCACCCGAGTTGATCGCCGGCTTCGCCGTCAGGACGGCGGTGTGCAACCCATGACCACCGATTTCGACCACACCGTCGACGTGCTCGTCATCGGCTCCGGCGGCGGTGGCATGACCGCGGCGCTGGCTGCCGATGCGTTCGGTCTCGACACCCTGGTAGTCGAGAAGTCGCCGCAGTTCGGCGGTTCCACCGCGCTGTCAGGCGGTGGCATCTGGGTGCCGGGAGCGCCGTCGCAGCGTGCAGCGGGCTATGCGCCTGACCCGGACGGGGTGTTCGAATATCTCAAGCACATCACCGGCGGTCTGGTGAGCGATGCCAGGTTGCGCAAGTACGTCGACAGCGCGCCGGAGATGATGGAGTTCCTCGAGAAGCGCAGCCGGTGGTTCGAGTTCGTCTGGAAACCCGGCTACGCCGACTACTACCCGGAGCTGCCGGGCGGTTCGGAACTCGGCAGCACGATCAACGTGCCGGCGATCGACCTACGCAAGCTGGGCGATGAGGAGAAGAACCTGCTGCAGCCGTTGGCCCTGGCGCCCCGGGGAATCTGGTTCGCTCCCAAGGACCTTCGGCTGTTCTACCAGGTGCGTCAGAACTGGCGCGGCAAGGCTGTCCTAGTGAAGCTGATCTGGCGTATGTTCCGGGCACGTGTGTTCGGTGACCGGATGGCCGCGATCGGCCAGTCACTGGCGGCGAGGATGCGACTGGCGCTCAAGGAGCGGAACATCCCGCTGTGGCTGAGTTCGCCGATGACTGAACTCATCACCGACGTCGATGGGAAAGTGACCGGTGCGGTGCTCGAGCGTGAGGGTCGCCAGCTGCGCATCGGTGCGCGGCACGGTGTCATTCTCGCGTCCGGCGGGTTCGATCACGACATGGAGTGGCGCAGGCAGCATCTGCCGGTGCTCGAGAAGGACTGGAGTTTCGGCAATCCCGCATCGATGGGTGACGGGATCCGGGCGGGGGAGAAGGTCGGTGGTTCGACTGATCTGCTGGACGAGGCGTGGTGGTTTCCCGCCATGTGTTGGCCCGACGGCAGGCTGCAGTTCATGCTCAACGAGCGCATGATGCCGTCGCAGTTCGTGGTCAACGGCGAGGGCAAGCGGTTCATCAACGAAGCCGCGCCGTACATGGATTTCGCGCACGCGATGATCGAGGGCCAGAACTCCGGTGTCACCCATATCCCGTGCTGGCTCATCACCGATATCCGCTCGTTCCACCGCTACGTAGTCGGCGGGCATCTGCCGATTCCCAAGGTGCCCTTCGCGCCGGTGCCGACGGGATGGAAGGTGTCGAAGGCATGGTTGGAGTCGGGGATCGTGTTCGAGGCCAACAGCTTCGAGGAGCTGGCCACGAAGATCGGCGTTCCGCCCGCGCAGCTTCGCGCGACCGCCGACCGCTTCAACGAACTTGCTCGTCAAGGTCACGACGACGACTTCTTCCGCGGCGACTCCGCCTACGACAACTACTACGGCGATCCGACCCTGCCCAACCCCAACCTGTACCCGCTACAGAAACCGCCGTACTACGCGTTCCAGATCATCCTCGGCGACCTCGGCACCTCAGGCGGGTTGCGAACCGACGAGCACGCCCGCGTGCTGCGGTCCGACGACAGCGTCGTAACAGGGTTGTACGCCGTCGGCAACACCTCGGCCGCGGTGATGGGACGCAGTTATGCGGGCGCGGGCGCCACCATCGGGCCGGCGATGACCTTCGGATACGTGGCGGCCAAGCACATCGCAGATCAGTTGCCCGACAAAGCCGTTCAGTCGGGCGCCCAGACCGATTCGACAC
The nucleotide sequence above comes from Mycolicibacterium moriokaense. Encoded proteins:
- a CDS encoding FAD-binding protein, with translation MTTDFDHTVDVLVIGSGGGGMTAALAADAFGLDTLVVEKSPQFGGSTALSGGGIWVPGAPSQRAAGYAPDPDGVFEYLKHITGGLVSDARLRKYVDSAPEMMEFLEKRSRWFEFVWKPGYADYYPELPGGSELGSTINVPAIDLRKLGDEEKNLLQPLALAPRGIWFAPKDLRLFYQVRQNWRGKAVLVKLIWRMFRARVFGDRMAAIGQSLAARMRLALKERNIPLWLSSPMTELITDVDGKVTGAVLEREGRQLRIGARHGVILASGGFDHDMEWRRQHLPVLEKDWSFGNPASMGDGIRAGEKVGGSTDLLDEAWWFPAMCWPDGRLQFMLNERMMPSQFVVNGEGKRFINEAAPYMDFAHAMIEGQNSGVTHIPCWLITDIRSFHRYVVGGHLPIPKVPFAPVPTGWKVSKAWLESGIVFEANSFEELATKIGVPPAQLRATADRFNELARQGHDDDFFRGDSAYDNYYGDPTLPNPNLYPLQKPPYYAFQIILGDLGTSGGLRTDEHARVLRSDDSVVTGLYAVGNTSAAVMGRSYAGAGATIGPAMTFGYVAAKHIADQLPDKAVQSGAQTDSTLDSDRKVTK
- a CDS encoding 3-carboxyethylcatechol 2,3-dioxygenase; translation: MATLALCCMSHSPLLNLPGPSQDLLDDIESALAAARGFVADFDPELVVVFSPDHYNGFFYRTMPPFCIGTAAQGVGDYGTYAGPLNVASDIAADCARAVLESGVDVALSASMDVDHGTVQPLQNLFGEATSKPIIPIFINSVATPLGPLRRVRALGAAVGTYLATLGKRVLVVGSGGLSHDPPVPTLATAPPAALGRIVHGEPMTPEQRQARQVAVMDAAQAFAHGDSPLQPLNPDWDRAFLELVDSNRLSDVDGWSNSWIEQQAGHSAHEIRTWVAAFGALAAHGRYETGNRFYRAAPELIAGFAVRTAVCNP